The following proteins are co-located in the Nomia melanderi isolate GNS246 chromosome 1, iyNomMela1, whole genome shotgun sequence genome:
- the stac gene encoding C2 and C2B_Munc13-like domain-containing protein staccato isoform X8 — MVSMSPSVRTATLGNRGRNTFRGVPKAEIERRMNTLLQAMTIEELYAALVYMTQHQIGYDVSSECGQETLLNHLQNAFKVDNETHEKVLETTKNMEPPELHLNVEVIEAKELVSKDANGKSDPFCALYLESAPTRRYNTAVKTSTLSPVWEEHFELPLEDPENDILFLEVWDFDAAETVPEKMSKVRDVKGVRGLVKLAKEIAVTATTGSHDNEFIGRCRIPLKDIPTTGHTMWYSLEKKNKSKRRGVVKLRLAFSTEHNNQVAAQEHRHLIRVLLLHEIETEKIEKYCWCGRWSSPAEVLLLQHSAQRGLLARNVSLAQWIEYARIHQEHPLNFTVFSRLVIDLLRPMENGLYSVDETRLFWDATKKILYSCLNSLRKIRRLTPGEKNTVTQLSAILGILSSISYLKVPEDVNLFPAKMYPWFPDPDEKLSVLQALEYTIEQGGSEWFDHILNNNSPESDSDEDALKYHIKVIQLVRADLQSAIDNYDKLFIKRINFPYARALYVMYEKRISDMCMIITEDVCGRLKRIEISNSDVELSLGTTLFELYLSLQRYAMLGQVLCAEGQLEDMKVQSYYDWFRAGVGHWLDIAVYKALTRIDRAVEFDPLQAVDNTVQYSSSAVDTLTIFYQIKVFWTQLAWPDVEGSYTFIGKIIDDICKCSMAYADKMAKKAELTTELEQLSESSVYEKKFFVSTAWCFAINNIDYIRTSIGPLANDLGLQSIIDALAEKKTQKEAQRCMQTLQLIIDNATDTVGNKIIELLQVVASKMAPAMSRYLMEGAELIDTTSNAMDRLLQYLDNNLSTLHDNLNEDNFQRVLFVIWEIMSETLYQLVNSNLEKRRPPSFYSNLHRTLHTLVRFFNIGADETSNVQVLEKIEHLLELHGLETSALIHRYHQERIKEQNELEESDYGQITVKAQFVDNLLNIQILNARKLRPVDSNGDFIGKVSTLKRKFHTVSKQRLKEWKTSSCDSYVKVRLLPEEKFSDLKLPKTHVQKENLFPLFDEIFNIPLSMEQRNTENAIIAFELKDKDFLRSRFLAEAFLPFSEITETGPDRGMEALNQIHLKLSRPTKRSTDVIQALEHRKGDNQAMDFLSKLNSKAERK; from the exons ATGGTGAGCATGAGTCCATCCGTGAGGACCGCCACCCTGGGGAATCGGGGGAGGAACACCTTCCGCGGTGTGCCCAAAGCGGAAATCGAGCGGAGAATGAACACTTTGCTCCAGGCTATGACG ATCGAGGAGCTTTATGCAGCTCTAGTCTACATGACCCAACACCAAATCGGCTACGACGTTTCCAGTGAGTGTGGGCAAGAGACTTTGTTGAATCATCTCCAAAATGCGTTCAAAGTCGACAACGAAACGCACGAGAAGGTTTTAGAGACGACGAAGAACATGGAG CCACCGGAATTGCACTTGAACGTCGAAGTGATTGAAGCCAAAGAATTAGTGTCGAAAGACGCGAATGGCAAGAGCGACCCCTTCTGCGCCCTTTACCTCGAATCAGCACCGACCAGAAGATACAACACTGCCGTGAAAACGTCCACGCTTAGTCCCGTGTGGGAGGAGCACTTCGAACT ACCATTGGAGGATCCAGAAAACGACATACTCTTCCTCGAAGTCTG GGACTTCGACGCAGCTGAAACAGTGCCTGAGAAGATGAGCAAAGTGAGAGACGTGAAAGGTGTTCGAGGATTGGTGAAACTAGCCAAGGAAATTGCGGTTACCGCAACCACAGGAAGTCATGACAATGAATTCATCGGGCGTTGTCGAATACCGTTAAAG GACATACCAACCACAGGACACACGATGTGGTACTCGTTAGAAAAGAAGAACAAATCGAAACGCCGAGGGGTGGTGAAGCTGAGGTTAGCTTTCAGCACGGAGCACAACAACCAAGTGGCAGCGCAGGAACACAGACACCTGATCAGGGTGTTATTGCTGCACGAAATAGAGACCGAAAAGATAGAGAAATATTGTTGGTGCGGTCGTTGGTCTTCGCCAGCAGAGGTTCTGCTTTTGCAGCACAGCGCGCAGCGTGGATTATTAGCCAGGAACGTCTCCTTAGCGCAGTGGATCGAGTACGCGAGGATTCACCAGGAGCATCCCCTAAACTTCACCGTGTTCAGCAGACTAGTGATAGATCTCTTGAGGCCTATGGAAAACGGTCTTTACTCTGTGGACGAGACTAGACTCTTCTGGGATGCCACtaagaaaattttgtattcGTGCCTGAACAGTTTGAGGAAGATCAGGAGGCTAACACCTGGCGAAAAGAACACTGTGACGCAGCTGTCTGCCATTTTAGG GATTCTATCGTCCATATCATATCTCAAAGTTCCTGAAGATGTAAATCTGTTTCCTGCCAAAATGTACCCGTGGTTCCCGGACCCGGACGAGAAGCTCAGCGTTCTCCAAGCTTTGGAATACACTATCGAGCAGGGTGGCTCCGAGTG GTTCGATCACATACTGAACAACAACTCCCCGGAAAGCGATTCCGACGAAGACGCGCTTAAATACCACATCAAGGTGATCCAATTGGTTAGAGCGGATCTACAGAGTGCTATCGACAACTACGACAAACTGTTCATCAA GCGAATCAATTTCCCATACGCCAGGGCACTCTACGTAATGTACGAGAAGAGGATCAGCGACATGTGCATGATCATCACTGAAGATGTTTGCGGTAGATTAAAGAGGATCGAGATTAGCAATTCTGACGTTGAACTCAGCTTGGGCACAACGCTGTTCGAACTCTACCTCTCGTTGCAGAGATACGCTAT GCTTGGTCAAGTGCTTTGCGCAGAAGGACAACTCGAGGACATGAAGGTGCAGTCTTACTACGATTGGTTCAGAGCTGGCGTCGGCCATTGGCTAGACATAGCCGTGTACAAGGCACTGACACGGATTGATAGAGCAGTCGAATTCGATCCACTGCAGGCCGTCGATAACACCGTTCAATATAGCTCGAGTGCAGTGGatacattaacaatattttaccaAATCAAAGTGTTTTGGACGCAGCTGGCCTGGCCCGACGTAGAAGGTTCCTACACTTTTATAGGCAAGATTATCGAC GATATCTGCAAATGTTCAATGGCCTACGCGGATAAAATGGCGAAAAAAGCAGAACTGACCACAGAATTGGAGCAGCTATCCGAAAGCAGTGTGTACGAGAAGAAATTCTTTGTCTCCACTGCTTGGTGCTTCGCCATAAACAATATTGACTACATCAGAACGTCGATTGGACCTCTAGCCAACGACTTAGGACTACAAAGTATAATAGACGCTTTGGCAGAAAAAAAGACGCAAAAAGAGGCACAACGTTGTATGCAGACTCTTCAGTTGATCATTGACAATGCGACCGATACAGTTGGGAACAAGATAATTGAACTGTTACAGGTTGTTGCAAGCAAAATGGCGCCTGCTATGAGCAG GTACCTCATGGAGGGCGCAGAGTTAATAGACACAACCAGCAACGCCATGGATCGTCTTTTACAATACCTGGACAATAATTTATCAACATTGCACGACAATCTCAATGAAGATAACTTCCAGAGAGTCTTGTTCGTCATTTGGGAGATCATGTCTGAAACATTATACCAACTAGTGAATAGTAATTTAGAG AAAAGGAGGCCACCGTCTTTTTATTCGAATCTCCATCGCACTCTACACACTCTCGTTCGATTCTTCAACATCGGAGCCGATGAAACCTCAAACGTGCAAGTTTTAGAGAAGATCGAGCATCTCCTTGAATTACACGGACTCGAAACATCCGCGTTGATACATCGATATCATCAGGAACGTATCAAGGAGCAAAACGAACTAGAGGAGTCCGACTACGGACAGATCACAGTCAAAGCGCAATTCGTCGACAACTTGTTGAACATTCAGATCCTCAACGCCAGGAAACTGAGACCGGTTGATAGCAACG GCGATTTTATAGGCAAGGTGTCTACTCTCAAGCGCAAGTTTCATACGGTATCTAAACAAAGACTGAAAGAATGGAAGACAA GTAGTTGCGATTCGTACGTAAAAGTTAGGTTGCTGCCCGAAGAGAAGTTTTCCGACTTGAAGCTACCGAAGACGCACGTGCAAAAAGAGAACTTATTTCCCCTTTTCGATGAAATCTTCAACAT TCCTCTGTCCATGGAACAAAGAAACACCGAAAACGCAATAATTGCTTTCGAATTGAAAGACAAAGACTTCCTGAGGTCTAGATTCCTAGCTGAAGCCTTTCTGCCATTCAGCGAGATCACTGAGACAGGGCCAGATCGAGGAATGGAAGCGCTCAATCAAATACATCTGAAGCTCTCGCGTCCGACGAAAAGAA GTACGGATGTAATTCAGGCGCTAGAGCACAGAAAGGGGGACAATCAAGCGATGGACTTTCTGTCGAAACTCAATTCAAAGGCTGAAAGAAAGTAA
- the stac gene encoding C2 and C2B_Munc13-like domain-containing protein staccato isoform X7: MDEETMWKDFYHKIVEEKESKEKEQEEKTEHEIRIQETDGGFFENLGTLLAEKVRAQEQLEGPLPKKKDETQEEEEEEDKLSEEGSIEEPVDALLDTDSDRDENEHATNFLAESMGWNIEELYAALVYMTQHQIGYDVSSECGQETLLNHLQNAFKVDNETHEKVLETTKNMEPPELHLNVEVIEAKELVSKDANGKSDPFCALYLESAPTRRYNTAVKTSTLSPVWEEHFELPLEDPENDILFLEVWDFDAAETVPEKMSKVRDVKGVRGLVKLAKEIAVTATTGSHDNEFIGRCRIPLKDIPTTGHTMWYSLEKKNKSKRRGVVKLRLAFSTEHNNQVAAQEHRHLIRVLLLHEIETEKIEKYCWCGRWSSPAEVLLLQHSAQRGLLARNVSLAQWIEYARIHQEHPLNFTVFSRLVIDLLRPMENGLYSVDETRLFWDATKKILYSCLNSLRKIRRLTPGEKNTVTQLSAILGILSSISYLKVPEDVNLFPAKMYPWFPDPDEKLSVLQALEYTIEQGGSEWFDHILNNNSPESDSDEDALKYHIKVIQLVRADLQSAIDNYDKLFIKRINFPYARALYVMYEKRISDMCMIITEDVCGRLKRIEISNSDVELSLGTTLFELYLSLQRYAMLGQVLCAEGQLEDMKVQSYYDWFRAGVGHWLDIAVYKALTRIDRAVEFDPLQAVDNTVQYSSSAVDTLTIFYQIKVFWTQLAWPDVEGSYTFIGKIIDDICKCSMAYADKMAKKAELTTELEQLSESSVYEKKFFVSTAWCFAINNIDYIRTSIGPLANDLGLQSIIDALAEKKTQKEAQRCMQTLQLIIDNATDTVGNKIIELLQVVASKMAPAMSRYLMEGAELIDTTSNAMDRLLQYLDNNLSTLHDNLNEDNFQRVLFVIWEIMSETLYQLVNSNLEKRRPPSFYSNLHRTLHTLVRFFNIGADETSNVQVLEKIEHLLELHGLETSALIHRYHQERIKEQNELEESDYGQITVKAQFVDNLLNIQILNARKLRPVDSNGDFIGKVSTLKRKFHTVSKQRLKEWKTSSCDSYVKVRLLPEEKFSDLKLPKTHVQKENLFPLFDEIFNIPLSMEQRNTENAIIAFELKDKDFLRSRFLAEAFLPFSEITETGPDRGMEALNQIHLKLSRPTKRSTDVIQALEHRKGDNQAMDFLSKLNSKAERK; encoded by the exons ATCGAGGAGCTTTATGCAGCTCTAGTCTACATGACCCAACACCAAATCGGCTACGACGTTTCCAGTGAGTGTGGGCAAGAGACTTTGTTGAATCATCTCCAAAATGCGTTCAAAGTCGACAACGAAACGCACGAGAAGGTTTTAGAGACGACGAAGAACATGGAG CCACCGGAATTGCACTTGAACGTCGAAGTGATTGAAGCCAAAGAATTAGTGTCGAAAGACGCGAATGGCAAGAGCGACCCCTTCTGCGCCCTTTACCTCGAATCAGCACCGACCAGAAGATACAACACTGCCGTGAAAACGTCCACGCTTAGTCCCGTGTGGGAGGAGCACTTCGAACT ACCATTGGAGGATCCAGAAAACGACATACTCTTCCTCGAAGTCTG GGACTTCGACGCAGCTGAAACAGTGCCTGAGAAGATGAGCAAAGTGAGAGACGTGAAAGGTGTTCGAGGATTGGTGAAACTAGCCAAGGAAATTGCGGTTACCGCAACCACAGGAAGTCATGACAATGAATTCATCGGGCGTTGTCGAATACCGTTAAAG GACATACCAACCACAGGACACACGATGTGGTACTCGTTAGAAAAGAAGAACAAATCGAAACGCCGAGGGGTGGTGAAGCTGAGGTTAGCTTTCAGCACGGAGCACAACAACCAAGTGGCAGCGCAGGAACACAGACACCTGATCAGGGTGTTATTGCTGCACGAAATAGAGACCGAAAAGATAGAGAAATATTGTTGGTGCGGTCGTTGGTCTTCGCCAGCAGAGGTTCTGCTTTTGCAGCACAGCGCGCAGCGTGGATTATTAGCCAGGAACGTCTCCTTAGCGCAGTGGATCGAGTACGCGAGGATTCACCAGGAGCATCCCCTAAACTTCACCGTGTTCAGCAGACTAGTGATAGATCTCTTGAGGCCTATGGAAAACGGTCTTTACTCTGTGGACGAGACTAGACTCTTCTGGGATGCCACtaagaaaattttgtattcGTGCCTGAACAGTTTGAGGAAGATCAGGAGGCTAACACCTGGCGAAAAGAACACTGTGACGCAGCTGTCTGCCATTTTAGG GATTCTATCGTCCATATCATATCTCAAAGTTCCTGAAGATGTAAATCTGTTTCCTGCCAAAATGTACCCGTGGTTCCCGGACCCGGACGAGAAGCTCAGCGTTCTCCAAGCTTTGGAATACACTATCGAGCAGGGTGGCTCCGAGTG GTTCGATCACATACTGAACAACAACTCCCCGGAAAGCGATTCCGACGAAGACGCGCTTAAATACCACATCAAGGTGATCCAATTGGTTAGAGCGGATCTACAGAGTGCTATCGACAACTACGACAAACTGTTCATCAA GCGAATCAATTTCCCATACGCCAGGGCACTCTACGTAATGTACGAGAAGAGGATCAGCGACATGTGCATGATCATCACTGAAGATGTTTGCGGTAGATTAAAGAGGATCGAGATTAGCAATTCTGACGTTGAACTCAGCTTGGGCACAACGCTGTTCGAACTCTACCTCTCGTTGCAGAGATACGCTAT GCTTGGTCAAGTGCTTTGCGCAGAAGGACAACTCGAGGACATGAAGGTGCAGTCTTACTACGATTGGTTCAGAGCTGGCGTCGGCCATTGGCTAGACATAGCCGTGTACAAGGCACTGACACGGATTGATAGAGCAGTCGAATTCGATCCACTGCAGGCCGTCGATAACACCGTTCAATATAGCTCGAGTGCAGTGGatacattaacaatattttaccaAATCAAAGTGTTTTGGACGCAGCTGGCCTGGCCCGACGTAGAAGGTTCCTACACTTTTATAGGCAAGATTATCGAC GATATCTGCAAATGTTCAATGGCCTACGCGGATAAAATGGCGAAAAAAGCAGAACTGACCACAGAATTGGAGCAGCTATCCGAAAGCAGTGTGTACGAGAAGAAATTCTTTGTCTCCACTGCTTGGTGCTTCGCCATAAACAATATTGACTACATCAGAACGTCGATTGGACCTCTAGCCAACGACTTAGGACTACAAAGTATAATAGACGCTTTGGCAGAAAAAAAGACGCAAAAAGAGGCACAACGTTGTATGCAGACTCTTCAGTTGATCATTGACAATGCGACCGATACAGTTGGGAACAAGATAATTGAACTGTTACAGGTTGTTGCAAGCAAAATGGCGCCTGCTATGAGCAG GTACCTCATGGAGGGCGCAGAGTTAATAGACACAACCAGCAACGCCATGGATCGTCTTTTACAATACCTGGACAATAATTTATCAACATTGCACGACAATCTCAATGAAGATAACTTCCAGAGAGTCTTGTTCGTCATTTGGGAGATCATGTCTGAAACATTATACCAACTAGTGAATAGTAATTTAGAG AAAAGGAGGCCACCGTCTTTTTATTCGAATCTCCATCGCACTCTACACACTCTCGTTCGATTCTTCAACATCGGAGCCGATGAAACCTCAAACGTGCAAGTTTTAGAGAAGATCGAGCATCTCCTTGAATTACACGGACTCGAAACATCCGCGTTGATACATCGATATCATCAGGAACGTATCAAGGAGCAAAACGAACTAGAGGAGTCCGACTACGGACAGATCACAGTCAAAGCGCAATTCGTCGACAACTTGTTGAACATTCAGATCCTCAACGCCAGGAAACTGAGACCGGTTGATAGCAACG GCGATTTTATAGGCAAGGTGTCTACTCTCAAGCGCAAGTTTCATACGGTATCTAAACAAAGACTGAAAGAATGGAAGACAA GTAGTTGCGATTCGTACGTAAAAGTTAGGTTGCTGCCCGAAGAGAAGTTTTCCGACTTGAAGCTACCGAAGACGCACGTGCAAAAAGAGAACTTATTTCCCCTTTTCGATGAAATCTTCAACAT TCCTCTGTCCATGGAACAAAGAAACACCGAAAACGCAATAATTGCTTTCGAATTGAAAGACAAAGACTTCCTGAGGTCTAGATTCCTAGCTGAAGCCTTTCTGCCATTCAGCGAGATCACTGAGACAGGGCCAGATCGAGGAATGGAAGCGCTCAATCAAATACATCTGAAGCTCTCGCGTCCGACGAAAAGAA GTACGGATGTAATTCAGGCGCTAGAGCACAGAAAGGGGGACAATCAAGCGATGGACTTTCTGTCGAAACTCAATTCAAAGGCTGAAAGAAAGTAA